A genomic stretch from Bacillus sp. N1-1 includes:
- a CDS encoding ATP-binding protein, which produces MKNFVKLIHRKTESRYQNGVEYAMEGLTYEFHFFLVVISILMVVSYAYVAFDFHEKAYIMTLPYRKLWVFGSSLAMGAGIWILQYLVLLGLSTADASFYAPWFVGLSLAVPVIGSLLAFMTLSSRGQFKQIVKASIWIALSLLLLQIVSSHYLLGLTYSINDWWRVVLPLLMVFFSTVSSLWLVYGIFNERSNSFGKVSGALVFGLGTLAVHYFTMITSSAATKFEVESYSENHLLQYMALTGIFIISVLMLIRMMRNRELESQESMLRESERKYHSLVENCPDGIMVLDIQGHILNINPALERMSGYTLENVSHKSSLHFVEERYIEQTTNCFERTKEGVPQKCESAISHRNGHSIQVKLISIPHMIENKLQGIIVIVEDITEFKETEELLRRSEKLTAVGELAAGVAHEIRNPLTSLKGFASLVYSSSHDEKSKEFLQIMLSEIDRINFIVSEFMLLARPHEKEFARSDLVSLLRHVISLLKSQAILKNIEIRTQYDCEEFPILGEENQLKQVFVNVLKNAIEAMEDGGIIYVKVTESETGVTVNIKDQGVGIPEHQLSRIGEPFYTLKENGTGLGLMVSFGIIDNHNGKMRLSSVEGKGTTVEVSLPLYERKLVKA; this is translated from the coding sequence TTGAAGAATTTTGTCAAATTGATACATAGAAAAACAGAAAGTCGATATCAAAATGGAGTGGAGTACGCGATGGAAGGACTCACTTACGAGTTTCATTTTTTCCTTGTTGTTATTTCGATATTAATGGTTGTAAGCTACGCTTATGTAGCATTTGATTTTCATGAGAAAGCTTACATCATGACGCTTCCTTATCGAAAACTTTGGGTGTTTGGAAGTTCACTTGCGATGGGAGCGGGAATATGGATACTGCAATACCTTGTTTTATTAGGTCTATCAACAGCAGATGCTTCTTTTTACGCGCCCTGGTTTGTAGGCCTATCCCTAGCTGTTCCAGTCATTGGATCTCTCTTAGCGTTTATGACGCTTTCATCTAGAGGGCAGTTTAAGCAAATCGTTAAAGCAAGTATATGGATTGCGCTATCACTATTACTATTACAAATAGTTAGTTCTCATTATTTATTAGGGTTAACTTATTCGATAAATGACTGGTGGAGAGTCGTTCTCCCTTTGTTGATGGTTTTTTTCTCAACAGTTAGTAGTTTATGGCTTGTTTATGGAATTTTTAATGAAAGAAGTAACTCTTTTGGAAAAGTGTCAGGAGCGCTTGTTTTTGGTCTTGGAACGCTTGCGGTCCATTATTTTACAATGATCACATCTTCTGCAGCAACTAAATTTGAAGTAGAGAGCTATAGTGAAAACCATCTCTTACAATACATGGCTTTAACGGGCATCTTTATTATTTCTGTTTTAATGTTAATTCGTATGATGAGGAATCGAGAGCTTGAAAGTCAGGAATCGATGCTGCGAGAAAGTGAAAGAAAATACCATTCTCTTGTAGAAAATTGTCCAGATGGCATTATGGTGTTAGATATTCAAGGGCATATTCTAAATATAAACCCTGCTTTAGAACGTATGAGTGGGTATACTCTAGAAAATGTCAGTCATAAATCAAGCTTGCATTTTGTGGAGGAGCGATACATCGAGCAAACAACGAATTGTTTTGAGAGAACAAAAGAAGGTGTTCCGCAAAAATGTGAATCAGCGATTAGCCATCGCAATGGTCATTCCATTCAAGTGAAACTAATTTCTATTCCACATATGATCGAAAACAAGTTGCAGGGTATTATTGTTATCGTAGAGGATATTACGGAGTTTAAAGAAACGGAGGAGCTTTTAAGACGCTCTGAAAAACTAACGGCTGTTGGTGAGCTTGCGGCAGGGGTGGCGCATGAGATCCGGAATCCTCTGACGTCGCTAAAAGGATTTGCGAGCCTTGTTTATAGCTCTTCTCATGATGAGAAATCAAAAGAGTTTTTGCAAATTATGCTTTCTGAAATCGATCGGATTAATTTTATTGTTAGTGAATTCATGCTTCTAGCAAGGCCACATGAAAAAGAATTCGCCAGAAGTGATCTGGTTTCTCTGCTCAGACATGTGATTTCTTTGTTAAAATCCCAGGCGATTTTAAAGAACATTGAGATCCGAACACAGTATGATTGCGAAGAGTTTCCAATTTTAGGTGAAGAAAATCAGCTGAAGCAAGTATTTGTGAATGTGTTGAAAAACGCCATTGAAGCGATGGAAGATGGAGGGATTATTTACGTTAAAGTAACTGAAAGCGAGACAGGTGTGACCGTTAATATTAAAGATCAAGGAGTTGGAATTCCTGAGCATCAATTATCAAGAATAGGGGAACCCTTCTATACATTAAAGGAAAATGGGACGGGCCTTGGCCTGATGGTAAGCTTCGGCATTATTGATAATCATAATGGGAAAATGAGGTTATCAAGTGTGGAGGGGAAGGGGACAACTGTTGAAGTTTCCTTACCATTATATGAAAGAAAGTTAGTAAAAGCATAA
- a CDS encoding helix-turn-helix transcriptional regulator, producing MNIADKIRKHRLEANMTIQELAVKVRIGAGLMQKIEENRYHPDVQTLLKISTALDIPASEFLEKDTIEALKKADSGI from the coding sequence ATGAACATAGCAGACAAAATACGTAAGCATCGTTTAGAAGCAAATATGACCATTCAAGAATTGGCGGTAAAAGTTCGTATTGGAGCCGGTCTTATGCAAAAAATTGAAGAAAACCGTTATCACCCTGACGTACAAACATTGTTAAAAATCTCGACTGCGCTAGACATTCCGGCCTCTGAATTTCTTGAAAAAGATACGATTGAGGCGTTGAAAAAGGCGGACTCTGGCATATAA
- a CDS encoding universal stress protein — translation MSVKHTNILVAVDGSESAEVAFSRAVELSIQDQASLIIAHVIDTRNFSTFELYDIATERAEDFGKRLLKEYEEKAMIAGVTNVKTVIEYGSPKVKIAKTIAPQNKIDLIVCGATGMNRVERLLMGSVSEHITRNATCDVMVVRGVKVSGKEGHQDEHSRQNT, via the coding sequence ATGAGTGTAAAACACACAAACATACTTGTTGCTGTTGATGGTTCTGAATCTGCTGAGGTCGCTTTCTCAAGAGCGGTCGAACTTTCTATTCAAGATCAAGCATCCCTAATCATTGCGCACGTTATCGACACAAGAAATTTTTCCACATTTGAGTTATATGATATCGCAACAGAGAGAGCTGAAGATTTCGGGAAGCGGCTATTGAAAGAATATGAAGAAAAAGCAATGATCGCTGGAGTAACGAATGTGAAAACCGTAATCGAGTATGGATCACCGAAAGTAAAAATCGCAAAAACCATTGCTCCACAAAACAAAATTGATTTAATCGTTTGTGGTGCAACTGGTATGAATCGTGTTGAGAGATTGCTTATGGGTAGTGTTTCAGAACATATTACACGTAACGCCACTTGCGATGTGATGGTTGTACGAGGTGTGAAAGTTTCAGGTAAGGAGGGGCATCAAGATGAACATAGCAGACAAAATACGTAA
- a CDS encoding zinc ABC transporter substrate-binding protein, with the protein MKKWVGYLLGASLFLLILSGCSTEADKQSEGKIKVTTTIGQIGDIAKNVGKEHVAVDSLMGPGIDPHLYKASQGDINKLSQAYIIFYNGLHLEGKMGDIFAKMKEDKPTYPVAEAIPEDKLLVDQANAAAIDPHVWFDIELWQYAVMEVRDALIEYDPDHKADYEKNAETYLNELKKLEEEAQAKINEIPEESRVLVTAHDAFQYFGQAYGMEVKGLQGLSTDSEYGLRDVQNLVNTLADRNIKAVFIESSISERSINAVVEGAREKGHEVKIGGELYSDAMGEKGSPEGTYTGMYRHNIETIAKALK; encoded by the coding sequence ATGAAAAAATGGGTTGGGTATCTTTTAGGGGCATCATTGTTTTTACTTATATTGTCAGGGTGTAGTACAGAGGCGGATAAACAAAGTGAAGGCAAGATTAAAGTTACAACAACGATCGGTCAAATTGGGGATATTGCCAAAAATGTGGGGAAAGAGCATGTTGCGGTTGATTCTCTTATGGGACCGGGTATTGATCCTCATTTATACAAAGCTTCTCAGGGAGATATTAATAAACTATCGCAAGCATACATCATCTTTTACAATGGCCTACATCTTGAAGGGAAAATGGGAGATATCTTTGCAAAGATGAAGGAAGACAAACCGACCTATCCTGTTGCAGAGGCAATTCCTGAAGATAAGCTATTAGTTGATCAAGCGAATGCTGCAGCTATTGACCCACACGTATGGTTCGATATCGAATTATGGCAATATGCTGTAATGGAAGTTCGGGATGCATTAATTGAGTATGATCCTGATCATAAAGCAGACTATGAGAAAAATGCAGAAACCTATTTAAATGAGTTAAAGAAACTAGAAGAAGAAGCTCAGGCAAAGATTAATGAAATACCAGAAGAGAGTCGTGTGCTTGTTACGGCCCATGATGCTTTCCAATACTTCGGTCAGGCGTATGGGATGGAAGTGAAGGGGCTGCAGGGCTTGAGTACAGATTCGGAGTATGGTCTAAGAGACGTTCAGAATCTCGTTAATACTCTCGCTGATCGCAATATTAAAGCTGTCTTTATAGAAAGCAGTATTTCAGAAAGATCAATCAATGCTGTTGTCGAAGGTGCAAGAGAAAAAGGGCATGAAGTAAAGATCGGCGGCGAACTTTACTCAGATGCAATGGGTGAAAAAGGTTCACCTGAGGGAACGTATACAGGAATGTATCGCCATAACATTGAGACGATCGCAAAGGCTTTGAAATAG
- a CDS encoding metal ABC transporter ATP-binding protein: protein MNPIQVSNLTVAYDRKPVLQEVTFQMPEGKLIGVVGPNGAGKSTLIKAILGLIPKASGSVEIYGKSYRTQRKLVGYVPQRGSVDWDFPTNALDVVLMGRYGHIGWFRRPGKKDTAIAMQALDKVGMKEYADRQISQLSGGQQQRVFLARALAQDATVYFMDEPFVGVDAATEKAIISLLNELKAQGKTVLVVHHDLQTVKEYFDWTLLLNKQKIALGPTEEVFTVENLQKTYGGRLAFLDSQVSPSYVVQP from the coding sequence ATGAATCCAATACAAGTATCAAATTTAACTGTGGCATATGATCGTAAACCGGTTCTTCAAGAAGTGACATTTCAAATGCCAGAAGGAAAGTTAATTGGTGTCGTTGGACCAAATGGTGCAGGGAAATCCACGTTAATCAAAGCCATTTTAGGTTTAATTCCTAAAGCTTCTGGTTCTGTTGAAATATATGGAAAGTCCTATCGTACCCAACGAAAATTAGTTGGGTACGTCCCCCAGCGAGGTTCAGTGGACTGGGATTTTCCTACCAATGCTCTTGATGTTGTTCTAATGGGAAGGTACGGACATATTGGATGGTTTCGACGACCTGGGAAGAAGGATACGGCTATTGCAATGCAGGCCCTCGATAAAGTAGGAATGAAAGAATATGCCGATCGTCAAATTAGTCAGCTTTCAGGTGGCCAACAGCAAAGAGTCTTTCTTGCTAGGGCTCTTGCTCAGGATGCAACAGTCTATTTCATGGATGAACCGTTTGTAGGTGTGGATGCAGCAACAGAGAAAGCGATCATTTCTTTATTAAATGAACTCAAAGCACAGGGGAAAACGGTGCTTGTTGTCCACCATGATTTACAGACCGTTAAAGAATATTTTGATTGGACGCTGTTATTAAATAAACAAAAAATTGCGCTCGGACCTACAGAAGAAGTATTTACAGTGGAAAATTTACAAAAAACATATGGAGGCCGTCTAGCCTTTCTCGATTCTCAGGTTAGTCCTTCCTATGTGGTGCAGCCATAA
- a CDS encoding iron chelate uptake ABC transporter family permease subunit produces the protein MFNDLILTLQDANTQWVLFGTILLGVASGVLGSFALLRKQSLIGDAMAHAALPGICLAFLLYGTKSIGWFLVGAALSGLLATYFIQVIINHSRIKEDTAIGLVLSVFFGFGIVLLTKIAQSENGNQSGLDDFIFGQAASLVGNDVRVISGVAIVLLIVTWLLFKELKLFTFDRQFAQGIGLPTGLLNGLLMALIVSAVVIGLQAVGVILMAAMLITPAISARYWTDRLDRMVIVAGTIGALSGMLGTLLSSMANRLPTGPVIVLAATVIFLISLIFAPNRGLVSKGLKLYRIRKIVARETVLQTMYDLSEEASIANKKPLFSKEELLSRRKMTVRKLDSNLKRLKKEGYVHRIKDMWYLTKSGGYEAYEIVLNNRLFEIYTMYEMKFASLQFATNDVWNYKNIGSSTLHELEQLMAIHERTPKLEPEYFGKGETLRKEKSSQSAEKRKKEVKSL, from the coding sequence ATGTTTAATGACTTAATCTTAACGTTACAAGATGCAAACACACAGTGGGTCCTTTTTGGAACAATTCTTCTCGGGGTTGCAAGTGGCGTTCTAGGTAGTTTCGCTCTTTTGCGAAAGCAAAGCTTGATTGGAGATGCAATGGCGCATGCAGCCCTTCCAGGTATTTGCCTTGCCTTCTTACTTTATGGAACGAAATCAATAGGATGGTTTTTAGTTGGTGCTGCATTATCTGGTTTGCTTGCCACATACTTCATTCAGGTCATTATTAACCATTCGCGTATTAAGGAAGATACAGCAATTGGGCTTGTCTTATCTGTGTTTTTCGGATTTGGTATTGTTCTACTTACCAAGATTGCGCAATCCGAAAATGGAAATCAAAGCGGGCTAGATGACTTTATTTTCGGTCAGGCAGCATCTCTTGTAGGGAATGATGTTCGCGTTATATCCGGCGTAGCGATCGTCCTTCTTATTGTGACATGGTTATTGTTTAAGGAATTGAAGTTGTTTACATTTGATCGTCAATTTGCACAAGGAATTGGGTTGCCGACAGGCCTACTTAATGGACTATTGATGGCTCTGATTGTAAGTGCTGTAGTTATTGGGCTTCAGGCAGTTGGTGTAATCTTGATGGCCGCGATGCTCATTACACCTGCTATTTCCGCAAGATATTGGACTGATCGACTTGATCGCATGGTAATCGTAGCTGGGACGATTGGAGCTTTATCAGGTATGCTTGGAACATTATTAAGTTCGATGGCAAACCGACTTCCAACAGGGCCAGTCATTGTTCTTGCAGCAACGGTTATCTTTTTAATTTCACTGATCTTTGCTCCTAACCGTGGGTTAGTTTCAAAAGGATTAAAGCTCTATCGAATTCGAAAAATTGTTGCAAGAGAAACCGTACTTCAAACGATGTATGATCTTTCCGAAGAAGCAAGTATAGCGAATAAAAAACCTCTTTTCTCTAAGGAAGAGCTTCTCTCTAGAAGAAAAATGACGGTTCGTAAGCTTGATTCGAATCTAAAACGACTTAAAAAAGAAGGCTATGTTCACCGTATAAAAGACATGTGGTACTTAACAAAGTCGGGCGGATATGAAGCCTATGAGATTGTATTAAATAATCGCCTTTTTGAAATATATACCATGTATGAGATGAAATTCGCTTCTCTTCAATTTGCTACGAATGATGTTTGGAACTATAAAAATATTGGTTCATCCACTCTTCACGAGCTTGAACAGCTAATGGCCATTCATGAGCGGACACCAAAGCTTGAGCCCGAATATTTTGGAAAGGGAGAAACGTTACGAAAGGAAAAGTCATCTCAAAGTGCGGAAAAACGTAAGAAAGAGGTGAAGTCATTATGA
- a CDS encoding metal ABC transporter permease — MSYGAWIMLTGSLVGVSCGIIGCFLILRKMAMLADAISHTVLLGIVLAYLVSHSLEGIYMLVGAGIIGLLTAFLVQVLHSSGVQSDAAIGVVFTSLFAFGVILLSAFAGKVHLDVNHALMGEITFIPWNTLTIGGMDLGPSAVWMLGTVLIINLILIFLFYKEIKISSFDPAMATAIGIPVMFIHYLLMSMVSITTVASFDSVGAILVVAMLIVPGATAYLLTDKLLAMLFISAVIGVISAIGGYYAALVWNISISGSMASIAGLIFAATFILSPRYGLLSKLLARKNLLTE; from the coding sequence ATGAGTTATGGAGCATGGATTATGCTTACAGGATCTCTTGTGGGTGTATCATGTGGCATCATTGGCTGTTTTCTTATTTTAAGAAAAATGGCGATGCTTGCCGATGCCATTAGCCATACCGTTTTGCTTGGCATCGTACTTGCTTATCTTGTTAGTCATTCATTAGAAGGCATTTATATGCTAGTTGGTGCTGGGATTATTGGATTGTTAACCGCTTTTCTTGTGCAGGTGCTGCATTCTAGTGGCGTACAATCTGATGCGGCAATCGGGGTGGTCTTCACTTCTTTGTTTGCCTTTGGAGTTATCCTGTTATCTGCTTTTGCAGGTAAAGTCCACCTAGATGTGAACCATGCCTTGATGGGGGAGATTACATTCATTCCATGGAACACATTAACGATCGGTGGTATGGATCTTGGTCCATCAGCTGTTTGGATGCTTGGCACTGTTCTAATTATTAATCTGATCTTAATCTTCCTTTTTTATAAAGAGATTAAAATCAGTTCGTTTGATCCAGCGATGGCCACGGCTATTGGAATTCCTGTCATGTTCATTCACTATTTATTAATGTCGATGGTATCCATTACAACCGTTGCTTCATTTGATAGCGTTGGTGCAATTCTTGTCGTTGCGATGTTAATTGTTCCAGGAGCTACCGCCTATCTATTAACAGATAAACTTCTCGCTATGCTTTTCATCAGTGCAGTAATCGGGGTCATTTCAGCGATAGGTGGTTATTACGCTGCGCTCGTTTGGAATATTTCCATCTCAGGTTCGATGGCTTCTATTGCAGGGCTTATCTTTGCCGCAACGTTTATTTTATCACCTCGATATGGTTTATTATCAAAGTTACTTGCAAGGAAAAACCTTCTCACTGAATGA
- a CDS encoding DUF1206 domain-containing protein, translating to METGTAAKHKAKQASNDVKPWIRGLARVGYAAKGVVYLIIGILAFQAAFGPGGKTTDSKGAFVTIAGKPFGEALLWILIVGLIGYSVWKGIQAIKDPDNYGNDTKGILIRTGFFGAGVIHLFLAYNAVSIITRAGSSSSGSKQSMSAKLLGQPFGQWVIGFIGLCFIGFGVYQVIRGYKKSFMKQLKQYEMHNQEEWWGKRAGQIGLVARGVVFSMMGIFFIQTAMTANPDKTKGLDGALSELAKQPYGAILLGLVAIGFIAYGIFMFVKGKNRRMNFS from the coding sequence ATGGAAACTGGTACAGCAGCAAAACACAAAGCAAAACAAGCATCAAACGATGTAAAGCCCTGGATTAGAGGGCTTGCAAGAGTGGGGTATGCAGCAAAAGGCGTTGTGTATTTAATTATAGGAATTCTAGCATTTCAGGCAGCGTTTGGTCCTGGAGGAAAAACAACGGACTCTAAAGGGGCTTTCGTAACGATTGCAGGAAAACCTTTTGGTGAAGCCCTTTTGTGGATTCTAATTGTAGGGTTAATAGGTTACTCAGTTTGGAAAGGGATCCAGGCGATTAAAGACCCTGATAATTATGGCAATGATACGAAAGGTATTTTAATACGAACAGGATTTTTTGGCGCTGGCGTCATCCATTTATTCCTTGCGTATAACGCTGTTTCGATTATTACGAGAGCAGGAAGTTCATCTTCTGGTAGTAAACAATCAATGTCTGCTAAACTATTAGGCCAACCGTTTGGTCAGTGGGTTATTGGATTTATCGGCTTATGTTTTATAGGTTTTGGTGTTTATCAGGTAATCAGAGGGTATAAGAAATCATTCATGAAGCAACTAAAGCAGTATGAAATGCATAATCAAGAAGAATGGTGGGGGAAAAGAGCTGGACAAATTGGTCTTGTAGCTCGAGGCGTTGTATTTTCAATGATGGGTATTTTCTTTATTCAAACAGCGATGACGGCTAACCCTGATAAAACGAAGGGACTTGACGGTGCACTATCTGAACTAGCAAAGCAACCATATGGTGCTATATTGCTTGGTTTAGTAGCCATTGGGTTTATTGCTTACGGCATTTTTATGTTCGTTAAAGGGAAGAATAGAAGAATGAATTTTTCATAA
- a CDS encoding thioredoxin family protein, which translates to MKLKQVTLEEAKKGIEQNRLYFLYLFGTNCSVCHALLPQVEDVLEDFPQITREKLNVHEIPEAAGAFSVFTIPVLLLYVDGKESIREARFVNIESFRSSLNRIVSLLD; encoded by the coding sequence ATGAAACTGAAACAAGTTACGCTTGAAGAAGCAAAAAAAGGAATTGAACAGAACCGCCTGTACTTTTTATACTTATTTGGTACGAATTGTTCGGTGTGTCATGCACTGTTGCCTCAAGTTGAGGATGTACTTGAGGATTTTCCACAAATTACGCGGGAAAAGCTTAATGTTCATGAAATTCCTGAAGCGGCTGGAGCTTTTTCGGTTTTTACAATACCTGTTCTTTTGCTTTATGTTGATGGAAAAGAAAGCATTAGAGAAGCAAGGTTTGTCAATATCGAATCTTTTCGTTCTTCGCTTAATCGAATTGTTTCATTGTTGGACTAA
- a CDS encoding M48 family metallopeptidase, with protein sequence MNHSKQLTSTSETSLFIILLVFSILTYIFLFFSVIGIVIIALLWLISFFSNGLFLGQIRSNGVKITDSQYPQINQKIQGLCREMDILKIPNVYVVESAGILNAFATRLLGRNFVVLYSDIFELIEEGAEEEVTFILAHELAHIKRNHMLKQILLLPGNVVPFLGSAYSRACEYTCDRMGAYFIENGERAGNGLMILAVGKRLYQSVNKDAYIMQLQSEKSFFVWLSELLSTHPPLPKRIAAVETFMNMREEAQFPAPRKKLVILSMVVFLFFVGGVGSAVLASEVIIPSLSSAFEEESVFDDGEVTGVTLLMEAIMSEDEAEFQSLISAGNLEATDSDGWNALHYAAEYPEDEKMLETLLDLGMNPNQGDLYGMTPLMISSQNGFVSKVELLLVAGADPNLEDQEGWTPLIYIAYMEPTNRNDLYEMLIAAGGDPFKEDEAGYTAIDYARDAGNEEDVKLLSQ encoded by the coding sequence ATGAATCACTCCAAACAATTAACTTCAACCTCTGAAACATCTCTTTTTATTATTTTATTAGTATTTAGTATTTTGACTTATATTTTCTTGTTTTTTTCAGTTATTGGAATCGTGATTATCGCGCTATTATGGTTAATTTCCTTTTTTAGTAATGGCCTCTTTCTTGGACAAATCAGAAGCAATGGAGTGAAGATAACTGACAGCCAGTACCCTCAAATCAATCAAAAGATCCAAGGTTTATGTAGGGAAATGGACATTTTAAAAATTCCTAATGTTTATGTGGTTGAATCGGCAGGGATCTTAAATGCATTTGCGACGCGTTTATTGGGTCGGAATTTTGTTGTACTCTATTCAGATATTTTTGAACTGATAGAAGAAGGCGCTGAGGAAGAAGTGACGTTTATTCTTGCTCATGAGCTCGCTCATATTAAACGGAATCACATGTTAAAACAAATCCTCCTTTTACCAGGTAATGTAGTTCCTTTTCTAGGATCAGCCTATTCCAGAGCATGTGAATATACATGTGATCGGATGGGGGCGTATTTCATTGAAAACGGAGAGCGTGCAGGAAACGGATTAATGATTCTTGCAGTAGGCAAGCGCTTGTACCAAAGTGTGAACAAAGATGCTTACATCATGCAACTTCAATCTGAGAAAAGCTTTTTTGTGTGGTTAAGTGAATTGTTGTCGACCCATCCACCACTACCTAAACGAATTGCAGCAGTTGAGACTTTCATGAATATGCGGGAAGAAGCGCAATTTCCTGCTCCTCGAAAGAAATTAGTCATTCTTTCGATGGTCGTTTTTCTTTTCTTTGTTGGTGGAGTAGGATCAGCGGTTCTTGCATCGGAAGTAATTATCCCGTCCCTTTCTTCAGCATTTGAAGAGGAAAGCGTGTTTGATGATGGCGAAGTTACCGGCGTTACTCTCCTTATGGAAGCCATTATGTCAGAAGATGAAGCAGAATTTCAGTCGCTGATCTCAGCCGGAAATCTGGAGGCAACTGATTCTGACGGTTGGAATGCGCTTCATTATGCAGCAGAATATCCGGAAGATGAAAAAATGCTTGAAACGCTCCTGGATCTTGGAATGAATCCTAATCAAGGTGATCTTTATGGTATGACCCCACTAATGATTTCAAGTCAAAATGGCTTTGTTTCTAAAGTTGAGCTTCTCCTTGTAGCTGGAGCAGATCCAAATCTTGAAGATCAGGAAGGATGGACCCCACTTATTTATATCGCTTACATGGAACCAACAAATCGTAACGATCTTTATGAAATGCTTATTGCAGCTGGTGGGGACCCTTTCAAGGAAGATGAAGCAGGTTATACTGCAATTGACTATGCACGAGATGCAGGAAATGAAGAAGACGTAAAGTTGTTATCTCAATAA
- a CDS encoding DinB family protein: MNDSQVLKQFTFWRYRTIQALDAVTEEQADCLPEGFSNTVRWNLGHILVTAEFALERFTEMEKSLPGNYTALFKAGTRPKEWVELPPSLAEIKYYLIEQINRIKELEGKLRDPLQHEFSIGSYLELETIGELLLFLMNHENLHLGTISGIKRAQGIKELWKKASV, translated from the coding sequence ATGAATGATTCGCAAGTTTTAAAGCAATTTACGTTTTGGCGCTATCGTACGATCCAAGCGCTGGATGCTGTCACAGAAGAACAAGCTGATTGTCTTCCGGAAGGTTTTTCGAATACGGTTCGATGGAATTTAGGGCATATTCTTGTGACGGCTGAATTTGCTTTAGAGCGGTTTACAGAAATGGAAAAGAGCCTGCCAGGAAATTACACAGCTTTATTTAAAGCGGGTACGCGACCTAAGGAATGGGTGGAATTACCGCCTTCACTTGCAGAGATAAAATACTACTTAATAGAGCAGATTAACCGTATTAAGGAGTTGGAAGGTAAACTTCGCGATCCGCTTCAACATGAATTTTCAATAGGCTCTTATTTGGAACTCGAGACAATTGGAGAACTTTTATTATTTCTAATGAATCACGAGAACCTTCATCTTGGAACAATTAGTGGCATTAAACGAGCACAAGGTATAAAAGAACTTTGGAAAAAAGCATCTGTATGA